Proteins from one Cryptomeria japonica chromosome 4, Sugi_1.0, whole genome shotgun sequence genomic window:
- the LOC131077892 gene encoding bidirectional sugar transporter SWEET5 isoform X1 — protein sequence MEFPLLLVVGIIGNITSLALFLSPMKTFWGIYKLKSTQEYSGLPYVCTLFNCCLWLLYGAPFVKPHSILLLTINGAGFVLEIFYLLSFLTFALKQKKVKTTRLAIAMTVAFVMVVVVTIYALHTYNVRQLLVGTLGVILSIVMYASPLSVVGDVIRTKSVKYMPFLVSLFTTLNALVWSAYSVIAKDIFIAVPNGIGFLLGVIQLVVYLIYRSSEPVLPVSTELQKLPEIKMIDDAFDLPIHILEVDTSNIVKVAAANLVIDDQV from the exons ATGGAGTTTCCTCTGCTGCTTGTGGTGGGAATCATTG GAAATATAACTTCACTGGCACTTTTCCTGTCACCGAT GAAAACATTCTGGGGGATATACAAGCTTAAATCTACCCAGGAGTATTCAGGACTTCCATATGTCTGTACCTTGTTCAACTGCTGTCTTTGGCTACTCTACGGAGCTCCATTTGTTAAACCTCACAGCATTTTGCTTCTCACGATCAATGGTGCAGGCTTTGTTTTGGAGATATTTTATCTTTTGTCCTTTCTGACATTTGCCCTCAAGCAGAAGAAG GTAAAAACTACCCGGTTGGCCATTGCAATGACGGTGGCTTTTGTCATGGTGGTTGTGGTTACTATTTATGCGCTGCACACATACAATGTCAGACAGTTACTTGTTGGCACTCTAGGTGTCATCCTTTCCATTGTTATGTATGCCTCCCCATTATCTGTAGTG GGAGATGTTATCAGAACCAAAAGTGTTAAGTACATGCCATTTTTAGTCTCACTATTCACTACTCTAAATGCGCTTGTCTGGTCTGCATATTCTGTAATCGCCAAGGACATCTTTATAGCT GTGCCCAATGGTATTGGTTTCCTTTTAGGAGTAATTCAGCTCGTTGTTTACCTCATTTACAGAAGCTCAGAGCCTGTTTTACCTGTATCTACTGAGCTTCAAAAACTTCCTGAAATAAAAATGATAGATGATGCATTTGATCTTCCCATCCATATACTAGAGGTTGACACCTCAAATATTGTCAAAGTGGCTGCAGCGAATCTTGTAATTGATGATCAAGTTTAA
- the LOC131077892 gene encoding bidirectional sugar transporter SWEET1a isoform X2: MKTFWGIYKLKSTQEYSGLPYVCTLFNCCLWLLYGAPFVKPHSILLLTINGAGFVLEIFYLLSFLTFALKQKKVKTTRLAIAMTVAFVMVVVVTIYALHTYNVRQLLVGTLGVILSIVMYASPLSVVGDVIRTKSVKYMPFLVSLFTTLNALVWSAYSVIAKDIFIAVPNGIGFLLGVIQLVVYLIYRSSEPVLPVSTELQKLPEIKMIDDAFDLPIHILEVDTSNIVKVAAANLVIDDQV, from the exons AT GAAAACATTCTGGGGGATATACAAGCTTAAATCTACCCAGGAGTATTCAGGACTTCCATATGTCTGTACCTTGTTCAACTGCTGTCTTTGGCTACTCTACGGAGCTCCATTTGTTAAACCTCACAGCATTTTGCTTCTCACGATCAATGGTGCAGGCTTTGTTTTGGAGATATTTTATCTTTTGTCCTTTCTGACATTTGCCCTCAAGCAGAAGAAG GTAAAAACTACCCGGTTGGCCATTGCAATGACGGTGGCTTTTGTCATGGTGGTTGTGGTTACTATTTATGCGCTGCACACATACAATGTCAGACAGTTACTTGTTGGCACTCTAGGTGTCATCCTTTCCATTGTTATGTATGCCTCCCCATTATCTGTAGTG GGAGATGTTATCAGAACCAAAAGTGTTAAGTACATGCCATTTTTAGTCTCACTATTCACTACTCTAAATGCGCTTGTCTGGTCTGCATATTCTGTAATCGCCAAGGACATCTTTATAGCT GTGCCCAATGGTATTGGTTTCCTTTTAGGAGTAATTCAGCTCGTTGTTTACCTCATTTACAGAAGCTCAGAGCCTGTTTTACCTGTATCTACTGAGCTTCAAAAACTTCCTGAAATAAAAATGATAGATGATGCATTTGATCTTCCCATCCATATACTAGAGGTTGACACCTCAAATATTGTCAAAGTGGCTGCAGCGAATCTTGTAATTGATGATCAAGTTTAA